The following proteins come from a genomic window of Halorussus halophilus:
- the cmk gene encoding (d)CMP kinase — MLITVSGPPGSGKSTTAKKLAEALGLDHISGGDIFRELADERGYTPLEFNKLAEENDQIDRDLDRRLRNIAAERDDVVLESRLAGWLAADHADFRVWLDAPLDVRAARIADREEKSVEDASEETSAREGSEAARYEEYYDIDITDLTIYDLAINTARWDAESVLDMLVTAVDDYDADADEGKYPVEGIRYDF, encoded by the coding sequence ATGTTGATTACCGTCTCCGGACCACCGGGTAGCGGCAAGAGTACGACCGCCAAGAAACTCGCCGAGGCGCTCGGCTTGGACCACATCAGCGGCGGAGACATCTTCCGCGAACTCGCCGACGAACGGGGCTACACGCCCCTCGAATTCAACAAACTCGCCGAGGAGAACGACCAGATAGACCGCGACTTGGACCGACGGCTTCGCAACATCGCCGCCGAACGCGACGACGTCGTCCTCGAATCGCGACTCGCGGGGTGGCTGGCGGCCGACCACGCCGACTTCCGAGTGTGGCTGGACGCACCGCTCGACGTGCGAGCGGCCCGCATCGCCGACCGCGAGGAGAAGAGCGTCGAGGATGCGAGCGAAGAGACCTCAGCCCGCGAGGGGAGCGAGGCGGCGCGCTACGAGGAGTACTACGACATCGACATCACCGACCTCACCATCTACGACCTCGCAATCAACACCGCTCGGTGGGACGCCGAATCAGTCCTCGACATGCTCGTGACCGCAGTGGACGACTACGACGCCGACGCCGACGAGGGCAAGTACCCCGTCGAAGGCATCCGGTACGACTTCTAA
- a CDS encoding ribbon-helix-helix domain-containing protein, protein MSMDPTTVRFPDELLWKIEHAYGPLGYQNSSELIRAAVRDKLQVNVMNLPPEVAAKVTR, encoded by the coding sequence ATGAGTATGGACCCGACAACGGTTCGGTTCCCCGACGAACTGCTATGGAAAATCGAACACGCCTACGGACCACTGGGCTACCAGAATTCAAGCGAGTTAATCCGTGCCGCGGTTCGAGACAAGCTACAGGTCAACGTGATGAACCTACCACCAGAGGTAGCAGCTAAGGTCACAAGATAG
- a CDS encoding adenylate kinase yields MEPNILILGAPGAGKGTQSSNIVEEFGVEHVTTGDALRENKHMETEYGTPASFMDEGELVPDPVVNEIVEAALSQADGYVLDGYPRNLDQAEFLSEITDLDVVLYLDVDEDELVGRLTGRRVCSECGATFHVDFNPPEEEGVCDECGGELYQRDDDTEETARERIRVYEENTAPVVEFYDERGELARIDGEQSLEGVWEDVKAAIESSA; encoded by the coding sequence ATGGAGCCGAACATTCTGATACTCGGTGCGCCGGGCGCAGGCAAAGGAACACAGAGTTCGAACATCGTCGAAGAGTTCGGCGTCGAACACGTCACGACGGGCGACGCGCTCCGTGAGAACAAGCACATGGAGACCGAGTACGGCACCCCCGCCAGTTTCATGGACGAGGGCGAACTGGTGCCGGACCCCGTGGTCAACGAAATCGTCGAGGCCGCGCTCTCGCAGGCCGACGGCTACGTGCTGGACGGCTACCCGCGGAACCTCGACCAAGCGGAGTTCCTCTCAGAAATCACGGACCTCGACGTAGTTCTGTACCTCGACGTAGACGAGGACGAACTCGTCGGTCGGCTTACCGGTCGCCGCGTCTGTTCTGAGTGTGGCGCGACGTTCCACGTCGATTTCAATCCGCCCGAGGAGGAGGGCGTCTGTGACGAATGTGGCGGCGAACTCTACCAGCGTGACGACGACACCGAGGAGACCGCCCGCGAGCGGATTCGCGTCTACGAGGAGAACACTGCGCCGGTCGTGGAGTTCTACGACGAGCGCGGCGAACTCGCCCGCATCGACGGCGAGCAATCGCTAGAGGGCGTCTGGGAAGACGTGAAAGCGGCCATCGAATCGAGCGCATAA
- a CDS encoding RNA-guided pseudouridylation complex pseudouridine synthase subunit Cbf5: MLRGPPGDRTPTELLEFGVVNIDKPAGPSAHQVAAWVRDMAEVEQAAHSGTLDPKVTGCLPTLTGAATRLSQVFLDAKEYVAVLELHDDAPGDLEAIVSEFEGPLYQKPPRKSAVSRKLRVREIYELDVLEVKDRQALLRIRCESGTYIRKLCHDLGLALGTGAHMGHLRRTATGPFDDSTLVTLQDLSDALGRWREGEVRSTSESASGDELSEEPRASEKDDWLREVVLPAERALENLPRVTIAYSAAEEVAKGAQVYAPGVISAEDAEQDELVACFTPDDAAVCLGTMYGDPEADAGIAVELERVLV; the protein is encoded by the coding sequence ATGCTCCGTGGACCTCCAGGCGACCGGACGCCCACCGAACTTCTCGAATTCGGTGTCGTCAACATCGACAAGCCCGCCGGACCCTCGGCTCACCAAGTCGCGGCGTGGGTGCGAGATATGGCAGAAGTCGAGCAAGCGGCTCATTCGGGAACGCTCGACCCCAAAGTCACCGGCTGTCTGCCGACGCTGACCGGCGCGGCGACCCGCCTCTCGCAGGTGTTTCTCGACGCCAAAGAGTACGTCGCCGTGTTGGAACTCCACGACGACGCGCCGGGCGACCTGGAAGCCATCGTCTCGGAGTTCGAAGGCCCGCTCTACCAGAAGCCACCGCGAAAGAGTGCGGTGTCTCGAAAACTCCGTGTCCGGGAAATCTACGAGTTAGACGTACTCGAGGTAAAAGACCGACAGGCACTGCTCCGTATTCGCTGCGAGAGCGGGACGTACATCCGAAAACTCTGTCACGACCTCGGCCTCGCGCTCGGAACCGGCGCGCACATGGGCCACCTCCGCCGGACCGCGACCGGGCCGTTCGACGACTCGACGCTCGTGACCTTGCAGGACCTCTCGGATGCGCTGGGAAGATGGCGTGAAGGCGAGGTGCGAAGCACCTCGGAATCCGCGAGCGGAGACGAACTGAGTGAGGAACCGCGAGCGAGCGAGAAAGACGACTGGCTACGCGAAGTCGTTCTTCCAGCAGAGCGCGCGCTGGAGAATTTGCCGAGAGTCACCATCGCGTACAGCGCCGCCGAGGAAGTCGCGAAGGGCGCACAGGTGTACGCACCGGGCGTGATTTCCGCAGAGGACGCCGAACAGGACGAACTGGTCGCCTGCTTCACGCCTGACGACGCCGCAGTCTGTCTGGGAACGATGTACGGGGACCCCGAGGCCGACGCCGGAATCGCGGTCGAGTTAGAGCGCGTCCTCGTCTGA
- a CDS encoding membrane-attack complex/perforin family protein gives MADIDCPECPETVDPRGAWSHLVNKHDWDSDRAREYLNQSNSDDSNNDSDDPDPPATNEQAESTATEPEETAVVVTEEGSEKLSPDGFESKNRPEVSPPDDTDLPENVTPDDFEPDEESASTSGVTEQHDDDESEPETGDEANSGGLMARIRNDNADSDDESGTTSKTQEIIDDAPDEETRQRRQELKDALDSSVEEGESRTPPDSEENPANPPDSGASEVQGAIVSDALLGSVCTMPFHSAAKATGWEGWELDDREREKLQELIVAWADEKDVDLGPNLLLAMSLTNIVGSRAVGYARYRKSNDRDSTDRERESGERDRESTGYSDSTERAVKSGDDSRERPEQDTGQFNFEDSETWP, from the coding sequence ATGGCAGACATAGACTGCCCGGAATGTCCCGAGACTGTGGACCCGCGAGGAGCGTGGTCACATCTCGTCAACAAACACGATTGGGACTCAGATAGAGCGAGAGAATACCTCAATCAGTCGAACTCGGATGATTCCAATAACGACTCAGACGATCCGGACCCACCAGCAACGAACGAACAAGCAGAATCGACAGCTACAGAGCCTGAAGAAACCGCAGTTGTCGTTACCGAAGAAGGGAGCGAGAAGCTATCACCCGATGGTTTCGAGTCGAAGAACCGACCAGAAGTTAGCCCGCCCGACGATACGGACCTTCCCGAGAACGTTACACCGGACGACTTCGAACCAGACGAGGAGTCCGCCAGTACGTCTGGGGTGACCGAACAGCACGACGACGACGAAAGCGAACCAGAGACGGGGGATGAGGCGAACTCGGGCGGATTGATGGCCCGAATCCGGAACGACAACGCCGATAGTGACGACGAGTCGGGTACCACGTCGAAGACGCAGGAGATAATCGACGACGCACCCGACGAGGAAACCCGTCAGCGACGACAAGAACTCAAAGACGCCCTTGATTCGTCGGTCGAAGAGGGTGAATCGCGCACTCCCCCAGATTCGGAGGAAAACCCCGCCAACCCACCCGATTCGGGTGCGAGTGAGGTACAGGGCGCGATAGTGAGCGATGCCCTTCTCGGTTCCGTCTGTACGATGCCGTTCCACTCGGCAGCGAAAGCGACCGGATGGGAAGGATGGGAGTTAGACGACAGAGAACGCGAGAAGCTTCAGGAACTCATCGTAGCATGGGCCGACGAGAAGGACGTTGACCTCGGTCCAAACCTCTTGCTCGCTATGTCTCTCACCAATATCGTGGGAAGCCGCGCTGTTGGCTACGCGCGCTATCGCAAGTCGAACGATAGGGATTCTACCGATAGAGAGCGCGAGTCGGGTGAGCGAGACAGGGAGAGTACTGGCTACTCCGATTCCACCGAGAGAGCAGTCAAGTCAGGTGACGATAGCCGAGAACGCCCAGAACAGGATACCGGACAATTCAATTTCGAAGATAGCGAGACGTGGCCATGA
- a CDS encoding succinylglutamate desuccinylase/aspartoacylase family protein, with product MQVGTADSVPGELVTGWLDVTDLPTGTPERLPVLIAEGTEDGPTLWVTASIHGNEVTGLAAAQDLMTDELPEEIAGTVVCLPNLNPAGLRRNTRTSYYDDEDPNRYFPDSDAESTRPPSVQQLIDERVYDEFAESADALVDLHTAHVGSVPFLIRDRVLYGEQRTENEAHELAGELERLCEAFGMPVVNEYAAEEYTEQNLQRSTAGAALNNAGIPAFTAELGGHDVVEEDVRAAAVTGLRNVMCELGMLAGEPTPDAVGYDAPVDFSVKRCVGPHTETPGIVRHRKEAGDVVSEGDVIADVVTPHGEPKATVEAEHDGYVLGRMHGVAAYENDPLASLAVRDDGDLVVPRDDD from the coding sequence ATGCAAGTCGGCACCGCAGACTCAGTTCCCGGCGAACTCGTCACTGGCTGGCTCGACGTGACAGACCTTCCCACTGGAACGCCCGAACGACTGCCCGTCCTGATTGCGGAGGGCACCGAAGACGGCCCGACGCTCTGGGTGACCGCGTCGATTCACGGCAACGAGGTAACTGGCTTGGCGGCGGCGCAGGACCTGATGACCGACGAACTCCCCGAGGAAATTGCTGGCACTGTCGTCTGCCTACCGAATCTCAACCCGGCGGGACTGCGACGGAATACGCGCACGTCCTACTACGACGACGAGGATCCCAACCGCTACTTCCCCGACTCCGACGCCGAGAGTACGCGCCCGCCGAGCGTCCAGCAACTCATCGACGAGCGAGTGTACGACGAGTTCGCGGAATCGGCCGACGCGCTGGTCGATTTGCACACTGCGCACGTCGGGTCGGTACCGTTCCTGATTCGGGACCGAGTTCTGTATGGCGAGCAACGCACGGAGAACGAAGCCCACGAACTCGCCGGAGAACTGGAACGACTCTGCGAGGCCTTCGGCATGCCAGTGGTCAACGAGTACGCCGCCGAGGAGTACACCGAACAGAACCTCCAGCGTTCCACTGCGGGAGCGGCCCTGAACAACGCGGGGATTCCGGCCTTTACTGCTGAATTAGGTGGTCACGACGTGGTGGAAGAGGACGTACGCGCCGCCGCAGTGACGGGCTTACGAAACGTCATGTGCGAACTCGGGATGCTCGCTGGGGAACCCACCCCAGACGCGGTGGGCTACGACGCGCCGGTCGATTTTTCTGTCAAGCGTTGCGTCGGCCCGCACACCGAGACGCCGGGCATCGTCCGCCACCGCAAAGAGGCGGGGGATGTGGTCTCGGAAGGCGACGTAATCGCGGACGTCGTCACCCCGCACGGCGAGCCGAAGGCGACCGTCGAAGCCGAACACGACGGCTACGTGCTGGGCCGCATGCACGGCGTCGCGGCGTACGAAAACGACCCGCTGGCGAGTCTGGCAGTGCGGGACGACGGCGACCTCGTCGTGCCACGGGACGACGACTGA
- a CDS encoding DUF106 domain-containing protein: protein MARTADKIESLIAEDSAMADALAVLYDRTDGGDDSIAWTDVNDDLTSGQWGRLIEKDVLESDGDEFRLSDPEAVESALDDEPTTTVSTSGESGSTDTDIDTGDSSWSTWDKLAGVGAVALFAGYSLKSVRDIVGGAVDIVLAPIDAVLPFYVVVLLVALLTGLFTTLLQANLMDMEKMSKYQQRMKDIQKKRKEAQERGDDEALDKIREEQMDAMGDQMGMFKEQFRPMVWTMFFTIPVFLWIYWMVLDGHITGGESSIVAPLVGEVTWRSKVVGPMQMWIVWYFLCSMSFSQLLRKSLNIQTTPT from the coding sequence ATGGCACGGACGGCGGACAAAATCGAGTCGCTCATCGCCGAAGATTCGGCGATGGCCGACGCGCTGGCTGTCCTCTACGACCGAACGGACGGAGGCGACGACTCCATCGCGTGGACCGACGTGAACGACGACCTCACGAGCGGTCAGTGGGGCCGCCTCATCGAGAAGGACGTGTTGGAGAGCGACGGCGACGAGTTCCGACTCTCGGACCCCGAGGCCGTCGAATCGGCGCTGGACGACGAACCGACGACGACAGTCTCGACTTCGGGTGAGAGCGGAAGCACGGACACCGACATCGACACGGGCGACTCCTCGTGGTCTACGTGGGACAAACTCGCCGGCGTCGGTGCGGTCGCACTGTTCGCGGGCTACTCCCTCAAGTCGGTGCGCGACATCGTCGGCGGCGCGGTCGATATCGTACTCGCCCCCATCGACGCGGTGTTGCCCTTCTACGTCGTGGTCCTGCTGGTCGCACTGTTGACCGGCTTGTTCACCACACTGTTGCAGGCCAACCTCATGGACATGGAGAAGATGAGCAAGTACCAACAGCGGATGAAGGACATCCAAAAGAAGCGCAAGGAGGCCCAGGAGCGCGGCGACGACGAGGCGCTGGACAAAATCCGTGAAGAGCAGATGGACGCCATGGGCGACCAGATGGGCATGTTCAAAGAGCAGTTCCGGCCGATGGTCTGGACGATGTTCTTCACCATCCCCGTCTTCCTCTGGATCTACTGGATGGTGCTGGACGGCCACATCACCGGCGGAGAGTCGAGCATCGTGGCCCCGCTCGTCGGCGAGGTCACGTGGCGCTCGAAGGTCGTCGGTCCCATGCAGATGTGGATCGTCTGGTACTTCCTCTGCTCGATGAGCTTCTCGCAACTGCTCCGGAAGTCGCTGAACATCCAGACGACGCCGACCTAG
- a CDS encoding DUF7563 family protein, whose product MTNCESCGAFVTEQFARTFGDNTDTVHACPDCTDMTCVKNGAAASSEFERRSHPNGQ is encoded by the coding sequence ATGACGAACTGCGAGTCTTGCGGTGCATTCGTCACCGAACAGTTCGCCCGCACCTTCGGCGATAACACCGACACAGTACACGCCTGTCCGGATTGTACGGACATGACCTGCGTGAAGAACGGTGCAGCCGCCAGTTCGGAATTCGAACGGCGTTCTCATCCGAACGGTCAATAA
- the trkA gene encoding Trk system potassium transporter TrkA, with the protein MRVIIIGAGEVGSSIAAGLADNHEVVVVDVDGERVDALTYSLDVLAIEGDGTSLSTLREAGIEQTDMLIASTDDDETNLVACGTAKTVDDPFTIARVKNVDYLETWEHAENAFGVDFMVCSNLLTAEDIVRVIGLPAARDVDPFAGGKVQMAEFEVDEGSPVAGQTVQEADRFESLTFAALLRENDVEIPSGETKIRAGDKVVVIGSPESVQGFAREVAPGATPTGNEDLVIIGGSEIGFHTARLLEDRGLHPRLIEQDHDRARELAEKLPDTVVMENDATDADFLAREHIDEADAVVATLESDEKNLLVSVLAKQLGAKRSVAVVESGEYVGIFETVGVDVAVNPREVTAEEITRFTRETHTENVALIESDRAEVLEIEVDRESALVGRPIREAVADLPTGLVVGAITRDREFVVPRGDTIIEPGDHVVVFVDMDILDDVSGKL; encoded by the coding sequence ATGCGAGTTATCATCATCGGCGCTGGTGAGGTCGGTTCCTCTATCGCCGCGGGCCTCGCGGACAACCACGAGGTCGTCGTGGTGGACGTGGACGGCGAGCGAGTGGACGCGCTGACTTACTCGCTGGACGTCCTCGCCATCGAGGGCGACGGCACGTCGCTCTCGACGCTTCGGGAGGCCGGTATCGAGCAGACAGACATGCTCATCGCCAGCACGGACGACGACGAGACGAACCTCGTCGCCTGTGGCACGGCCAAGACCGTGGACGACCCGTTCACCATCGCGCGGGTCAAGAACGTCGATTACCTCGAAACGTGGGAGCACGCCGAGAACGCCTTCGGCGTGGACTTCATGGTCTGTTCGAACCTCCTCACGGCAGAGGACATCGTCCGGGTCATCGGTCTGCCCGCCGCGCGCGACGTGGACCCGTTCGCAGGGGGCAAAGTTCAGATGGCCGAGTTCGAAGTGGACGAGGGCAGTCCCGTCGCCGGGCAAACGGTGCAGGAGGCAGACCGCTTCGAGTCGCTGACGTTCGCGGCGCTCCTGCGGGAGAACGACGTAGAGATTCCCAGCGGTGAGACGAAGATTCGCGCGGGCGACAAGGTCGTCGTCATCGGGTCGCCCGAGAGCGTCCAGGGGTTCGCCCGCGAGGTCGCGCCCGGCGCGACCCCGACCGGGAACGAAGACCTCGTCATCATCGGCGGGAGCGAAATCGGCTTCCACACCGCCCGACTCCTCGAAGACCGCGGCCTTCATCCGCGACTCATCGAACAGGACCACGACCGCGCCCGCGAGTTGGCCGAGAAACTGCCCGACACGGTCGTGATGGAGAACGACGCGACCGACGCGGACTTCCTCGCGCGCGAACACATCGACGAGGCAGACGCCGTCGTCGCCACCCTCGAAAGCGACGAGAAGAACCTGCTCGTCTCCGTCCTCGCCAAGCAGCTCGGCGCGAAGCGGTCGGTCGCAGTCGTCGAGAGCGGGGAGTACGTCGGCATCTTCGAGACGGTGGGCGTGGACGTGGCAGTCAACCCCCGAGAAGTCACGGCCGAGGAAATCACGCGGTTCACGCGCGAGACTCACACGGAGAACGTCGCGCTCATCGAGAGCGACCGCGCGGAAGTGCTGGAAATCGAAGTCGATAGAGAGAGCGCGCTGGTCGGCCGTCCGATTCGAGAAGCGGTCGCAGACCTCCCCACCGGTTTGGTCGTCGGCGCGATTACCCGCGACCGGGAGTTCGTCGTCCCGCGTGGTGACACCATCATCGAACCGGGCGACCACGTGGTTGTGTTCGTAGACATGGACATCTTAGACGACGTGAGCGGCAAGCTATGA